The DNA window GTGACCTGCTGGTGCGGGCGTCCGGGCCGGCAGAACGCGCGGATCGAGGACGGGCGGGTGGCCCGGTCCGGCGCTCAGGTGGCGGTCGGGGACATCGACGCGGCGGCCGAGGTGAGCTATCGGGTGCTGTGCCGCCGCCACTGGCGTGAGGGCGTCGCGGGACCCGCTCAGGGGTAGATCTGCCACGCGCGCAGGTCACCCTGCGGGTCGAAGAGGTAGCCGCCGTCGCCGTAGCCGTGGTTGGCCGGGTCGACGTTCGTGAAGATCGGTCCGCTGAGGCCCCAGTACTTGTCGGTGGCGGTGTTCGTGCCCTTGCCGACGTGCACCGTGAGCGTGCCGCCGGCCGGGATCCTGGTGCCCTTCGCGAACGTGTAGCGGCGGTAGGCGGAGTCGCGCACCCACCAGCCGGCCACGCTCACGGCGGTTCTGCCCTGATTTTTCAGGAGAAAGTATTCGCCGTTGAGGTTCGCCGCGTCGGAACCGGCGGGATCCGGGTCAACCGTCAGCGACAGTGAAGCGGCCGGCCCGGCACCACAGCTGTCCGTGTCGTAGAGGCCGCGGTGCTCCTTGGCGGCCGCCTTCGCCGCGGCCAGGTAGCGTTCGTCCCAGGTCCACTCGCCGGCGAACGGCAGCCAGAGGGCGAGGCCCCGGCGTACCAGATCCTGCCCGATGTCCTGCCACCTACCGTTGATCTTCACGGCGGCGGAGCGGAGCGGACGCTCGCCGCTCTTGCTGGACGCCTTCAAAGCGGTCAGGCGCACCTTGTTGCCACCGGCCTTGACCATCTGCTCGACCCGCGCCGTCGCGGCCAGCGCGTGACACTCGCCGCGCCGCTTCGCCGGCGTCGGCGAGTACTTGGTCTGCTCCATCGCCTGAATCCCGATCAGCCGGATCGACTTCAGCGCGCTGGTGCCGTCGCCGTGCAGGTCGACCCGGAGGGTGTCGCCGTCGGCGACCCAGTCGACCGTGCCGGTCCAGGTGAGGGTGGCTGCCTGCGCGGGGGCGGCGAACCCGGCGACACCGAGGGTGGCGGTCACGGCGAGGGTGGCTAGGCGACGCAGCATGCCGGGCTCATCGGCCGGGCAGGCGCCGGCTTGAGCGATCCGGGTCGTCAGCGTGGCCTCGCATTCCGCGCCTCTCCATCTCCGCATCCGGTACGCGCCATCGGCAGTTCCCAACCGCAACCTACTGGTCCCCCGCTCCCCCGGCCACCTGACGGCCCCTCCCGCCGGCGCATCCCGCCGCCGGCCCCGGCGTCCCGTCACCCTCTCCGCGTCCCGTCACCTGGATCCCCGCCTCCGCCCGCCGCAGATCGTGGAGCGTTCGCCGCCGTGGGACCCGCAGATCTTGGAATGCCGCCCGTCGGCTGGCTCGTAGTGCTGCCGAACCGGGCGCGCCGGAGCACTGTGAGCCAGCCGGACCGGGCGAGCTGGTGCTCAGTGCTGTCGACAGGCGCTTCGACAACACTCAGCACCAGCCGGACCGGCCGGTCGTCAGCGCTCCGGCGACAGCACTGAGCACCGGCCGGACCGGCCGGTCGTCAGGGCTATCTCATCTGTCGGACTTCGGCGGGGCTGCTCGAACGGGTTACTACCCCGGGCGATGGATTGCCGTGTCTGCGAGGCTGCACGAAGGTGGGCAACCTCCACGGACGAAGGGTGCATCGATGAGCAATCCCCACCAGATGCCCTATGGGTGGGCGCCGCCGATCACCGACGGCTTCATCCGCGCGCGTCCGCCGGTCACGCCGGGACGGCGGCTGGCGGCGGCGCTGCTCGACGTTCTGCTGATGATCGTGACG is part of the Actinoplanes missouriensis 431 genome and encodes:
- a CDS encoding lamin tail domain-containing protein, with translation MLRRLATLAVTATLGVAGFAAPAQAATLTWTGTVDWVADGDTLRVDLHGDGTSALKSIRLIGIQAMEQTKYSPTPAKRRGECHALAATARVEQMVKAGGNKVRLTALKASSKSGERPLRSAAVKINGRWQDIGQDLVRRGLALWLPFAGEWTWDERYLAAAKAAAKEHRGLYDTDSCGAGPAASLSLTVDPDPAGSDAANLNGEYFLLKNQGRTAVSVAGWWVRDSAYRRYTFAKGTRIPAGGTLTVHVGKGTNTATDKYWGLSGPIFTNVDPANHGYGDGGYLFDPQGDLRAWQIYP